From Simonsiella muelleri ATCC 29453:
CATTTTTCAGAAAAATCACAATAGAATTAGGTTGTTGATTTTTATAATTGCTGACAAGTAAACGAGAAATTTGGGCTTTTGCGTTTTCTACTTCGGTTTGTAATTGGCTCAAACGATTTTGTAAATCTTGCAATTTTGCCCAAGAGACGCGTTGTTGACGGTTTAAATCATCCAATTCGCGGCGTGCTGCTGCAATAGCGGCTTGAGTTTGACGCAAGATTTCTTGATTGCGTTTTTGTTGAATTTGCTTGTCTTGCAATTTTTTCTGTTCGTGAACAATTTGTTTTTTCACGGTTTTCAGTTCTTTGGACGCAGGTGTGTTGGCAATATCTGCCAAAATATTGGCAGGAATAGTGGCTTTGGGTGCTGGAGGAGGCGTGATTTGTGGTTTATCATCGGCAGCGACAATTTGGCTGAAAAAAGCGGAAAATAGCGCGAAAGTTAAATATTTTTTTTGCATGATTTTAAATAAGCCCATTGGATTTAAAGAAAGATAATTATAACGGATTTTTTGCGTGATTCTGTTGCTTTACGTTATGATGATGGCGTTGTGTAACCGATGTGTTACAAACGTGCAAATAAATTTATTCAATCCACAAAATGATGTTCAGGCTGCCTGAAAGATTATCCAAAGATTATCTAGGAAAAAAACATGACCCATACCGTCCATTTACAATTTGAAGATTACAACCCAGTCGCCTTACAACGCCTATGCGGTGTATTAGACAACAATTTGAATACGCTCGCACACCGTTTGGAGGTACAAATTAGCCGCCGATTTGATTATTTTACGTTTTCAGGCAGCCTTGCACATGTAGCACGTAATGCTTTGGTTTCGTTGATGCATATTGCCGAAGAACGCGATTTATCCGATGACGACATTAATTTAGCCGCAGTAGAGGCAAAAACGAATGATAAGCAACACATTGAAAAAAATAATGAAAATTACGCTTATTATTTTCATACCAAGCGCGGTAGCATTGGCGGACGTACACCACGCCAAAACGGTTATATTCGCGCTTTGTTGAACCACGATATTGTATTTGGACTCGGACCTGCGGGTACAGGCAAAACTTATTTAGCGGTGGCGGCGGCAGTTGATGCGATGGATAAACACCAAATTGAACGCATTGTTTTGGTGCGTCCTGCTGTGGAAGCTGGCGAAAAATTGGGCTTTTTACCTGGTGATTTGACTCAAAAAGTCGATCCATATTTGCGTCCTTTGTATGATGCACTTTATGATTTAATGGGTTTTGACCGCGTAACCAAATTGCTGGAAAAAGGCTTGATTGAAATTGCGCCACTGGCTTATATGCGCGGGCGCACGCTCAATGGCGCGTATGTTATTTTAGACGAAGCGCAAAACACCACGCCCGAACAAATGAAAATGTTTTTAACGCGCATTGGTTTTGGTACGAAAGCCGTGATTACGGGCGACATCAGCCAAATTGATTTGCCAGCTCATATCAAATCAGGATTAAAAGATGCGCGTGAAAAATTAGATGGTGTGGAAGGTTTGTATTTTCATGTTTTTACCAGTGAAGACGTGGTACGACATCCTTTGGTGCAAAAAATTGTGGAAGCATATGAAGCAGCAGAATAAGATGATTTTGTGAATTTGTTTTACTGGACGCGTAGTCCTTCAGGCAGCCTGAAAGAGTTTAATCCTATGAATTTAAATAAAAAAGCATTTGCCATATTGGGCGCAACTGCGAGTGGTAAAACCCGATTGGCGTTGGCGTTGGCTCAACGATTTCCCTGTGAAATCATTAGTTTGGATAGTGCATTGATTTATCAGGACATGAATATTGGCACAGCAAAACCCACGCCCGAAGAACTAGCCAGTGTACCGCATCATCTCATTGATATTATTACACCTTTAGAGAATTACAGTGCTGCGGAATTTTTAGCTGATTGTGCGCGTTTGGTGGCAGAAATTCAGTCGCGTGGGCGGTTGCCATTGATTGTCGGCGGTACTATGATGTATTTTCACGCGCTGACACATGGTCTGAACGATTTGCCCCAAGCCGATTCAGCTACGCGCCAACAGCTCCAAACTGATAAGCGAAAATACGGTTTATCCCATTTATACAATCAGTTACAAAAATACGATCCCATCACCGCTCAACGTCTTGAATCCAACGACAGCCAGCGTATTGAACGTGCTTTAGAAGTTTTTTTATTGACAGGTAAACCATTGAGCCAACATTTTGCGGAACAAAAATCCGCGCCAGCATTGGATTTATTCACGCTTACGTTGATTCCTGAAAATCGCACCCAATTACACAATCAAATAGCACAACGTTTTGATTTAATTCTAAAAAATGGTTTTTTAGATGAAATGAAATATTTGCGCGAAAAATATCCTCAATTACATGAAAATTTGCCATCTATGCGTTGTGTGGGTTATCGCCAAGCGTGGGATTTTTTAGAAAATCGATTTAACTACAATGAATTAATTGAAAAAGGCACAATCGCCACACGTCAGCTAGCCAAACGCCAATTAACGTGGTTACGCAAATTACCAACCGATTTAACGCTTGACCCATTTGCAAGCGATGTCAATCAACAAATCCATTTTGCAGCCCAGTCTATGCGCGAATTTTTCAGGCTGCCTGAAAGTAATAAATTATGAAAAATCAAAATCCTGCATCATTTAAACGGCGTATTTTTGCCCTAATTTATGAAAGTCTGCTGATTGGTTCGGTTACACTTTTGACGGGTTTAGTGGTTGGTATTTTGCAAACGATTATTCAGCAACAAATCTCAATTTCACCGAAAATTTTTTCGCCAATTTATGTGATTTGTTTATTGGGCGCATGGTGGTTTTACTTTAAAATGAACTGGTTGCGCGAACAACAGACTTTACCAATGCGCGTTTGGAAAATTGGACTACAAAGCGTTACGGGTAATCGTGCTATTTTGCGTGAATTACGACTGCGATTTATGTGGGCGTGTGTATTTTTGGTGTTTGTGCCGTTGTTGTCGTATGCGGTGTTGGGGTATGTAGGCAGCCTAAAACCACGTGCTATGTTTGGTTTGTCGTTGATTTGGTGGCTTTTGCCGTGGGGATTTGCGTGGCTCAATCCGCGTAAGCAGTTTTTGTATGACTATTTGGCTGGTACGGAATTGGTGGACTGGCGAGATAAAAAATAATGGAATTGTTTTCAGGAAGCCTGAAAAATGGTTTTCACATTATGATTTAATTTATCAACACATACATTAAAATGAATCAATTTGCAGAAAAATTAATCAATTGGCAACGCCAACATGGTCGCCACAACCTGCCTTGGCAAACCTCCGACCCGTATCGTGTGTGGCTGTCTGAAATTATGTTGCAACAAACGCAGGTGGCGACTGTTTTGGAATATTATCCTAAATTTATCAATCGTTTCCCTGACGTGCAATCTTTGGCGGAGGCAGAACAAGATGCGGTATTGCAATTATGGGCAGGTTTGGGTTATTACAGTCGGGCGCGAAATTTGCACAAAGCCGCGCAACAGATTGTCTACGAATTCGGTGGGCAATTTCCACAACAACGCATTGAATTAGAAAGACTTTGTGGCGTTGGGCGCAGCACGGCGGCGGCGATTGCGGCGTTTGCTTTCAGGCAGCCTGAAACGATTTTAGACGGCAATGTTAAACGTGTTTTATGCCGAATTTTTGCCTTGGACGGCGACACCAGCGACAAAAAATTTGAAGCGCAACTTTGGCAGTTGGCAGAGTCATTATTACCGAAAAATCAAAATGATATGCCAGTTTATACGCAAGGTTTAATGGATTTGGGCGCAACCGTTTGCAAACGC
This genomic window contains:
- the miaA gene encoding tRNA (adenosine(37)-N6)-dimethylallyltransferase MiaA; translated protein: MNLNKKAFAILGATASGKTRLALALAQRFPCEIISLDSALIYQDMNIGTAKPTPEELASVPHHLIDIITPLENYSAAEFLADCARLVAEIQSRGRLPLIVGGTMMYFHALTHGLNDLPQADSATRQQLQTDKRKYGLSHLYNQLQKYDPITAQRLESNDSQRIERALEVFLLTGKPLSQHFAEQKSAPALDLFTLTLIPENRTQLHNQIAQRFDLILKNGFLDEMKYLREKYPQLHENLPSMRCVGYRQAWDFLENRFNYNELIEKGTIATRQLAKRQLTWLRKLPTDLTLDPFASDVNQQIHFAAQSMREFFRLPESNKL
- the mutY gene encoding A/G-specific adenine glycosylase; the protein is MNQFAEKLINWQRQHGRHNLPWQTSDPYRVWLSEIMLQQTQVATVLEYYPKFINRFPDVQSLAEAEQDAVLQLWAGLGYYSRARNLHKAAQQIVYEFGGQFPQQRIELERLCGVGRSTAAAIAAFAFRQPETILDGNVKRVLCRIFALDGDTSDKKFEAQLWQLAESLLPKNQNDMPVYTQGLMDLGATVCKRSKPDCTHCPMVSDCLAWAQNRVAELPRKKSAVPIKHIAFYWLILRRDDGAIWLQKRPQKGIWAGLYCVPCLENLQEIESFGLDDWQEYAVLTHRLTHRLLEITPLLATHFFRQPEDLGSGVWVQPQNWHEYGLPKPLAQFLPQIVL
- a CDS encoding RDD family protein produces the protein MKNQNPASFKRRIFALIYESLLIGSVTLLTGLVVGILQTIIQQQISISPKIFSPIYVICLLGAWWFYFKMNWLREQQTLPMRVWKIGLQSVTGNRAILRELRLRFMWACVFLVFVPLLSYAVLGYVGSLKPRAMFGLSLIWWLLPWGFAWLNPRKQFLYDYLAGTELVDWRDKK
- a CDS encoding PhoH family protein: MTHTVHLQFEDYNPVALQRLCGVLDNNLNTLAHRLEVQISRRFDYFTFSGSLAHVARNALVSLMHIAEERDLSDDDINLAAVEAKTNDKQHIEKNNENYAYYFHTKRGSIGGRTPRQNGYIRALLNHDIVFGLGPAGTGKTYLAVAAAVDAMDKHQIERIVLVRPAVEAGEKLGFLPGDLTQKVDPYLRPLYDALYDLMGFDRVTKLLEKGLIEIAPLAYMRGRTLNGAYVILDEAQNTTPEQMKMFLTRIGFGTKAVITGDISQIDLPAHIKSGLKDAREKLDGVEGLYFHVFTSEDVVRHPLVQKIVEAYEAAE